The genomic DNA TGGTTGTGTAGAGACGTTCGGCAGAACGCCTCCATCAATTTATGTTTGGAGTGAAGTGAAATGTAGAGACGTTATTTTTAACGTCTAATTATTATTAGTTCAAGCGTCCCGCTTAAACTAATTCTATCTGTATTTTGGTCCAAGCGGTACGCTTGAATCAAAGTCAGTCGTTCTTCCGAACGCCTCTACATGCCCTATACCCTCCAACAAAACGTTGTTAAGAAAAAAATAACGTTATGCCCGAAGAATCCCTGTTGTCCCTTGCCAAAAATGAGTTGATCAAATCCAAGGTCGTTTCGCGTCATCCGTTCCGTTATATGGTCTTGTCCACCTTTGATAAAGAAAGTCAGCTGCCCGAGCTTCGGACGGTGGTTTGTCGTGGAGTGGGGGATGATTTTCGCTTGTGCTTTTATACTGATGCGCGCAGCCCGAAAGTTCATCAGATGGCTGAGCACCCGCAGGTGGGCGTATTGTTCTATCATTCCAAAAAGCAATTGCAAATTCGATTTCGCGCCATGGTTTTGCGTCTCACCGAGGAGCAATCGCAATATCAGAAGGCTTTGTCCAATATCAAAAGTTCGGGACGATTGGGGGATTACACCGCCAATGCAGCACCATCAAGTAACTTGGAAAATGATCAGGATAAGCAGCAGGGGGAGCAGATTCATTTGGCGGTTTATGAAATCATTCCCGAGGCGATGGATGTGCTGTTACTCAACAGGGAAGGGCATCGGCGGGCGAAGTATGTGTTGAAGGGGGACCAGTGGGAGGAGCAGGGATTGGTGCCGTGAGTTTTTATGATTAGTGGTTATGGTTTATCATCAAATGCTCCTGTTTTTTTGTAAGCAATTATTAGTGCTAA from Persicobacter psychrovividus includes the following:
- a CDS encoding pyridoxamine 5'-phosphate oxidase family protein, with translation MPEESLLSLAKNELIKSKVVSRHPFRYMVLSTFDKESQLPELRTVVCRGVGDDFRLCFYTDARSPKVHQMAEHPQVGVLFYHSKKQLQIRFRAMVLRLTEEQSQYQKALSNIKSSGRLGDYTANAAPSSNLENDQDKQQGEQIHLAVYEIIPEAMDVLLLNREGHRRAKYVLKGDQWEEQGLVP